One part of the Microtus ochrogaster isolate Prairie Vole_2 chromosome 18, MicOch1.0, whole genome shotgun sequence genome encodes these proteins:
- the Aqp4 gene encoding aquaporin-4 isoform X1 — MSDRAAARRWGKCGHSCSRERIMVAFKGVWTQAFWKAVAAEFFAMLIFVLLSLGSTINWGGSENPLPVDMVLISLCFGLSIATMVQCFGHISGGHINPAVTVAMVCTRKISIAKSVFYIAAQCLGAIIGAGILYLVTPPNVVGGLGVTTVHGNLTAGHGLLVELIITFQLVFTIFASCDSKRTDVTGSIALAIGFSVAIGHLFAINYTGASMNPARSFGPAVIMGNWENHWIYWVGPMIGAVLAGALYEYVFCPDVELKRRLKEAFSKAAQQTKGSYMEVEDNRSQVETEDLILKPGLVHVIDIDRGEEKKGKDPSGEVLSSV, encoded by the exons ATGAGTGACAGAGCTGCAGCGAGGCGGTGGGG TAAGTGTGGACATTCTTGCAGTAGAGAGAGGATCATGGTGGCTTTCAAAGGGGTCTGGACTCAAGCTTTCTGGAAGGCGGTCGCAGCAGAATTTTTCGCCATGCTTATCTTCGTCTTGCTCAGCCTGGGATCCACCATCAACTGGGGCGGGTCAGAGAACCCCTTACCTGTGGACATGGTCCTCATCTCCCTTTGCTTTGGACTCAGCATTGCTACCATGGTGCAGTGCTTTGGCCACATCAGTGGTGGCCACATCAACCCCGCTGTGACAGTGGCCATGGTATGCACGAGGAAGATCAGTATTGCCAAGTCGGTCTTCTACATTGCTGCACAGTGCCTGGGGGCCATCATTGGAGCCGGAATCCTCTACCTGGTCACACCTCCCAACGTGGTGGGAGGCTTGGGAGTCACCACG gttcATGGAAACCTTACTGCTGGCCACGGGCTCCTGGTGGAGTTGATAATCACATTCCAGTTGGTGTTCACTATTTTCGCCAGCTGTGATTCCAAACGGACTGATGTCACCGGTTCAATAGCTTTAGCAATTGGATTCTCCGTCGCAATTGGACATTTGTTTGCA aTCAATTATACCGGGGCCAGCATGAACCCAGCCCGATCCTTTGGACCTGCCGTTATCATGGGAAACTGGGAAAACCACTGG ATATACTGGGTTGGACCAATGATAGGCGCTGTGCTCGCGGGTGCCCTTTACGAGTATGTCTTCTGCCCTGATGTGGAGCTCAAACGGCGCCTTAAGGAAGCCTTCAGCAAAGCTGCACAGCAGACCAAAGGAAGCTACATGGAGGTGGAGGACAACAGGAGTCAAGTGGAGACGGAGGACCTGATTCTGAAACCCGGGCTGGTGCACGTCATTGACATTGACcgtggggaagagaagaaggggaaagaccCGTCTGGAGAGGTATTGTCTTCGGTATGA
- the Aqp4 gene encoding aquaporin-4 isoform X2 gives MVAFKGVWTQAFWKAVAAEFFAMLIFVLLSLGSTINWGGSENPLPVDMVLISLCFGLSIATMVQCFGHISGGHINPAVTVAMVCTRKISIAKSVFYIAAQCLGAIIGAGILYLVTPPNVVGGLGVTTVHGNLTAGHGLLVELIITFQLVFTIFASCDSKRTDVTGSIALAIGFSVAIGHLFAINYTGASMNPARSFGPAVIMGNWENHWIYWVGPMIGAVLAGALYEYVFCPDVELKRRLKEAFSKAAQQTKGSYMEVEDNRSQVETEDLILKPGLVHVIDIDRGEEKKGKDPSGEVLSSV, from the exons ATGGTGGCTTTCAAAGGGGTCTGGACTCAAGCTTTCTGGAAGGCGGTCGCAGCAGAATTTTTCGCCATGCTTATCTTCGTCTTGCTCAGCCTGGGATCCACCATCAACTGGGGCGGGTCAGAGAACCCCTTACCTGTGGACATGGTCCTCATCTCCCTTTGCTTTGGACTCAGCATTGCTACCATGGTGCAGTGCTTTGGCCACATCAGTGGTGGCCACATCAACCCCGCTGTGACAGTGGCCATGGTATGCACGAGGAAGATCAGTATTGCCAAGTCGGTCTTCTACATTGCTGCACAGTGCCTGGGGGCCATCATTGGAGCCGGAATCCTCTACCTGGTCACACCTCCCAACGTGGTGGGAGGCTTGGGAGTCACCACG gttcATGGAAACCTTACTGCTGGCCACGGGCTCCTGGTGGAGTTGATAATCACATTCCAGTTGGTGTTCACTATTTTCGCCAGCTGTGATTCCAAACGGACTGATGTCACCGGTTCAATAGCTTTAGCAATTGGATTCTCCGTCGCAATTGGACATTTGTTTGCA aTCAATTATACCGGGGCCAGCATGAACCCAGCCCGATCCTTTGGACCTGCCGTTATCATGGGAAACTGGGAAAACCACTGG ATATACTGGGTTGGACCAATGATAGGCGCTGTGCTCGCGGGTGCCCTTTACGAGTATGTCTTCTGCCCTGATGTGGAGCTCAAACGGCGCCTTAAGGAAGCCTTCAGCAAAGCTGCACAGCAGACCAAAGGAAGCTACATGGAGGTGGAGGACAACAGGAGTCAAGTGGAGACGGAGGACCTGATTCTGAAACCCGGGCTGGTGCACGTCATTGACATTGACcgtggggaagagaagaaggggaaagaccCGTCTGGAGAGGTATTGTCTTCGGTATGA